A portion of the Maniola hyperantus chromosome 24, iAphHyp1.2, whole genome shotgun sequence genome contains these proteins:
- the slou gene encoding homeobox protein slou has product MTMLAMARGSEDRREEEAEAESEANGEVDVVGVEEAAPVDLTRRLGLTRPPDRPAIAFSVENILDPTKFTGRSEVPLRYDETYWRPHYDRDDSDSIKDHLQHSDLEADDVETDDQTSNMDDDILTQSDLDENGDPKSPNSSGSKKKNGSSRDSKGGTKPRRARTAFTYEQLVSLENKFKTTRYLSVCERLNLALSLSLTETQVKIWFQNRRTKWKKQNPGMDVNSPTVPPPPAGAFPSGPYPGGLLYSHGVPYPFTGPGPYAPYFHHLAANHHHSHGSLGHSHT; this is encoded by the exons ATGACGATGCTCGCGATGGCGCGAGGCTCAGAAGACAGAAGGGAGGAAGAGGCCGAGGCGGAATCAGAGGCCAACGGGGAGGTTGACGTTGTAGGCGTAGAAGAGGCCGCACCAGTGGACCTGACGAGGCGGTTGGGGCTCACGAGGCCCCCCGACCGCCCCGCGATTGCATTTTCCGTGGAAAATATCTTGGACCCCACGAAGTTTACCGGTCGGTCAGAGGTGCCCCTGAGATATGACGAGACCTACTGGAGGCCGCATTATGATAGGGACGATAGCGATTCCA TAAAAGACCATCTCCAACACTCGGACCTAGAAGCAGACGATGTGGAGACGGATGACCAAACCTCCAACATGGATGACGACATCCTCACCCAATCAGACCTCGACGAAAACGGCGACCCCAAGAGCCCAAACAGTTCTGGCTCCAAAAAGAAGAACGGGTCTTCTAGGGACTCCAAAGGGGGCACGAAACCCAGAAGAGCCCGAACTGCGTTTACTTACGAACAATTGGTGTCATTGGAGAATAAATTCAAGACTACTAGATATCTTTCTGTGTGTGAAAGGCTTAATTTGGCGCTGAGTCTTAGTCTAACGGAAACTCAG GTTAAAatctggttccaaaaccgtcGAACGAAGTGGAAAAAGCAGAATCCAGGGATGGATGTGAACAGCCCCACCGTGCCGCCTCCTCCAGCGGGGGCCTTCCCTTCAGGTCCATATCCAGGGGGGCTGTTGTACTCGCACGGGGTCCCCTACCCCTTCACAGGCCCTGGACCTTACGCCCCATACTTCCACCACCTAGCTGCTAACCACCACCATAGCCATGGCTCTTTGGGTCATTCCCATACGTGA